In one window of Tenacibaculum mesophilum DNA:
- a CDS encoding SGNH/GDSL hydrolase family protein yields the protein MKNTIKYTFLSALFLGLAACDVDNTLPEIKGEAENNVTLEAGSVDFSKYVAVGASFTAGFSDGALFKSSQENSFPNILASKFAMVGGGDFTQPLMNDNIGGFLIGGEEKGEPRFYFNGDGPARLSKTPTTEISNIQTGPYNNMGIPGLKSFHLGVEGYGALAALPNANPYYVRMASNPMASVIQDVLVQQPTFFTLSEIGGNDVLGYSIAGGVGEDHNETGNLDPTSYGANDITNSNLFASVFSSTVDALAAGDRKGVVANLPYITSLPYFTTVPYAPLDPSNPDFGAQIPTLNNVFGAINGVFEAIGVPERSIVFTTDAANAVVIKDESLDNKTAQIVGALLASPTFPPFVASFGLPTDATTLQKVAGLLGTYYGQARQATEEDLLVLPSSAIIGEVNTDSVAFLMSQGLSQELAGMFSVEGVSLPLEDKWVLTKDEVSRVKNATDSYNATIKSVAEAKGLAFVDFKAILQEASTTGLEFGNYNMNTSLVTGGLVGLDGIHLTARGYALMANKMLAAIDATYGSNFTLGKDGLAKPDDYPTNYSPTLQ from the coding sequence ATGAAAAATACAATTAAATATACTTTTTTGTCTGCGTTATTTTTAGGGTTAGCCGCCTGTGACGTAGATAATACATTACCTGAGATTAAAGGAGAAGCGGAAAACAATGTAACACTAGAAGCTGGTAGTGTAGATTTTTCTAAATATGTAGCAGTAGGAGCCTCTTTTACAGCAGGATTTTCAGATGGGGCTTTATTTAAATCTTCTCAAGAAAACTCTTTTCCAAATATTTTAGCTAGTAAATTTGCTATGGTTGGTGGAGGCGATTTTACACAACCTTTAATGAATGATAACATAGGTGGTTTTTTAATAGGAGGAGAAGAAAAAGGAGAGCCAAGGTTTTATTTTAATGGTGATGGGCCAGCAAGGTTATCAAAAACACCTACAACAGAGATAAGTAATATACAAACGGGACCATATAATAACATGGGAATCCCTGGGTTAAAAAGCTTTCACCTAGGAGTAGAAGGTTATGGAGCATTAGCAGCTTTACCAAATGCAAACCCTTATTATGTAAGAATGGCATCTAACCCTATGGCAAGTGTTATACAAGATGTATTAGTACAGCAACCAACATTTTTTACATTATCTGAAATAGGAGGAAATGATGTTTTAGGATACTCTATAGCTGGTGGTGTAGGAGAAGATCATAATGAAACAGGAAACTTAGATCCAACAAGTTATGGAGCAAATGATATTACTAATTCAAATCTTTTTGCTTCTGTTTTTTCAAGTACCGTTGATGCTTTAGCAGCGGGAGATAGAAAAGGAGTCGTAGCTAATTTACCTTATATAACATCGTTACCTTACTTTACAACAGTTCCTTATGCGCCATTAGATCCTAGTAACCCTGATTTTGGAGCGCAAATACCAACATTAAATAATGTTTTTGGGGCTATTAACGGAGTTTTTGAAGCAATTGGTGTTCCAGAAAGATCAATTGTTTTTACCACAGATGCTGCAAATGCAGTTGTAATTAAAGATGAGTCTTTAGATAATAAGACAGCTCAAATTGTTGGAGCTTTATTAGCAAGTCCTACTTTCCCTCCTTTTGTGGCAAGTTTTGGATTACCTACTGATGCAACTACATTACAAAAAGTAGCAGGTTTATTAGGTACTTATTACGGTCAAGCAAGACAAGCAACAGAAGAAGACTTATTAGTATTACCAAGTAGTGCGATTATAGGTGAAGTTAATACAGATTCAGTTGCGTTTTTAATGTCACAAGGTTTATCACAAGAACTAGCAGGAATGTTTTCTGTAGAAGGAGTTTCATTACCTCTTGAAGATAAATGGGTATTAACAAAAGATGAGGTAAGTAGAGTTAAGAATGCTACGGATTCTTATAATGCAACTATTAAATCGGTGGCTGAAGCAAAAGGGTTGGCTTTTGTAGATTTTAAAGCTATTTTACAAGAAGCTTCTACTACTGGATTAGAGTTTGGGAATTATAATATGAATACTAGTTTAGTAACAGGTGGTTTAGTTGGTTTAGATGGAATTCATTTAACAGCTAGAGGATATGCGTTAATGGCTAATAAAATGTTAGCTGCTATTGATGCTACATACGGATCTAATTTTACCTTAGGTAAAGACGGTTTAGCTAAACCAGATGATTACCCAACAAATTACTCACCTACCTTACAATAG